A window of the Chlorocebus sabaeus isolate Y175 chromosome 8, mChlSab1.0.hap1, whole genome shotgun sequence genome harbors these coding sequences:
- the TSPYL5 gene encoding testis-specific Y-encoded-like protein 5 — translation MSGRSRGRKSSRAKNRGKGRAKARVRPAPDDAPRDPDPSQYQSLGEDTQAAQVQAGAGWGGLETAASAQLLRLGDEAACRLPLDCGLALRARAAGDRGQAAARPGPGKAASLSERLTGDTVFVGTAGTVGRPKNAPRVGNRRGPAGKKAPETCSTAGRGPQVIAGGRQKKGSAGENTSVSAGEEKKDERDAGSGPPATEGSMDTLENVQLKLENMNAQADRAYLRLSRKFGQLRLQHLERRNHLIQNIPGFWGQAFQNHPQLASFLNSQEKEVLSYLNSLEVEELGLARLGYKIKFYFDRNPYFQNKVLIKEYGCGPSGQVVSRSTPIQWLPGHDLQSLSQGNPENNRSFFGWFSNHSSIESDKIVEIINEELWPNPLQFYLLSEGARVEKGKEKEGRQGPGKQPVETTQPGVSQSN, via the coding sequence ATGAGCGGCCGAAGTCGGGGTCGAAAGTCCTCCCGCGCGAAAAACCGGGGCAAAGGCCGCGCCAAAGCCCGAGTCCGCCCTGCTCCGGACGACGCCCCGCGCGACCCGGACCCTTCACAGTACCAGAGTCTCGGGGAAGACACCCAGGCGGCACAGGTGCAGGCTGGCGCGGGGTGGGGTGGCCTGGAAACCGCTGCGTCCGCGCAGCTCCTCCGGCTGGGGGATGAGGCCGCCTGCCGGCTCCCCCTGGACTGTGGCCTCGCGCTGCGGGCCCGAGCTGCGGGGGACCGCGGGCAGGCCGCGGCCAGGCCCGGCCCGGGAAAGGCCGCATCTCTCTCGGAGCGCCTGACCGGAGACACTGTCTTCGTGGGAACAGCGGGAACCGTGGGAAGGCCGAAAAATGCCCCCCGCGTTGGAAACCGGCGTGGCCCTGCTGGGAAGAAGGCCCCAGAAACCTGTAGCACCGCGGGGAGGGGGCCTCAGGTCATAGCTGGTGGCAGGCAGAAGAAAGGGTCGGCAGGGGAGAATACCTCGGTCTCAGCTGGGGAGGAAAAGAAGGATGAGAGGGATGCAGGGTCGGGGCCCCCAGCGACGGAAGGCAGCATGGATACGCTGGAGAACGTGCAGCTGAAGCTGGAGAACATGAACGCCCAGGCGGACAGGGCCTACCTTCGGCTCTCCAGGAAGTTTGGGCAGTTGCGACTGCAGCACTTGGAGCGCAGGAACCACCTCATCCAAAATATCCCGGGTTTCTGGGGGCAAGCATTTCAGAACCACCCCCAGCTAGCATCATTTCTGAACAGCCAAGAGAAAGAGGTACTGAGCTACTTAAACAGCTTGGAAGTGGAAGAGCTCGGCCTTGCCAGATTGGGCTACAAAATCAAGTTCTACTTCGATCGCAACCCATATTTCCAAAATAAGGTGCTCATCAAGGAATATGGCTGTGGTCCTTCTGGCCAGGTGGTGTCTCGTTCTACTCCAATCCAGTGGCTCCCAGGGCATGATCTCCAGTCCCTAAGCCAGGGAAACCCAGAAAACAACCGTAGCTTCTTTGGTTGGTTTTCAAACCACAGCTCCATTGAGTCTGACAAGATTGTGGAGATAATCAACGAAGAATTGTGGCCCAATCCCCTGCAGTTCTACCTTTTGAGTGAAGGGGCTCGtgtagagaaaggaaaggaaaaagaaggcagGCAAGGTCCAGGAAAGCAGCCAGTGGAGACTACTCAGCCTGGGGTGAGCCAGTCCAACTGA